The Methanolobus sp. WCC4 genome includes the window AATATTATATTTAGTTTCGAACTATTTAACTATGGCGTAATATATATTCATAGATTTACGAATTTATAAAAATTAGTATGTAGTTTAATTAATATTGAACAATAAAAATTAAAAAAGAAAATATTTTTTCGCACCTTCTAATGCTAACGCAATAATCTCACTAATCAAAAGGTGCTGCTATTGCCCCATACTTGCCCACATAGCAAATATATTTTACTTTATATATGCATGTGTATTTAAACTTAGAAATAAATGAAATAAATGTTATCATACCTCTCTGGAGGAGAGATACAATCTTCTTGCGGTTCAATAAACAAGACTTCCATCATGTCCGTGACTACAACGTTAATTGCATGACCATATGTTTCCTCATTTTCATCAAGACCTTCTCCCCAGAGAATTCCTAAACAGTGAGGATATCTTCTTGCTCCATCTAAATATGCATCCTTAATAAATTCATATTTAAGCGATAAAGCAAAGTCATCACAATCATATTTTTCAATGACCCAGTCTAATTTATCAGTTCTGTTATGAACCAATCTATCAATATCACTTATTGGACTGCAATAATAAGTATCATCAGCAAACAGGAATTTGCACCCTTCGTTCAGTTTATTACCTAACTTGTCTCTCAGAAGACTTTTTACTTCATTACTATTCAGAAGTTTATATTTATCTAGATTCGAAATTGTTCCGAAACTTACAGTTCCATCTTTATACCAGGCATAACAATGATTGTTAGTTTCAGCAATTCCCATACCTACAATATCACTAGGACATTTTCCGGCAGGTAATGAATATTCAGACCTATTTATGCATTTACCTAAATTCGAACTTGTTCCGGAACTTACAGTTCCATCTTTATACCAGGCATAACAATAATCCTCAGATCCGGCAATTCCCATATCTACGATGTCAGTAGGAGATTTTCCATCAGGTAATGCGTATTTAGACCTTCCGTCTATATCTAAATCCGAAATTGTTCCGGAGCTTACAGTTCCATCTTTATACCAAGCATAACAATAATCGTTAGTTTCAGCAATTCCCATACCTACAATGTCAGTAGGACGTTTTCCGGCAGGTAATGAATATTCAGACCTTCCGTCTTTATCTCTATCCCAAATTGTTCCAGAACTTACAGTTCCATCTTTATGCCAGGCATAACAACGATCATCTCGTCCAGCAATTCCCATACCAACAATTTCACTATCCAATTTTATACCCCCTTTAATTACCTCATAATATTTTCTCCACGAAAATAATTATGAGCGGTTATTTATATGTTTTTTTAGGAGATATTTCTTTTGAAAACTAAGTTACTGAAAAGATTTAATGCTCAAAAATATTATTTCAAAGTTGGAAACTGTATTTTGTTATTTAAAAACACAACTGTTTACATAATTACAATAGTATGTATGACCCAAAAGACTTAAACACTCACGGATGGGTGGAAGGTCGAGATTA containing:
- a CDS encoding lectin MOA-related protein, translating into MDSEIVGMGIAGRDDRCYAWHKDGTVSSGTIWDRDKDGRSEYSLPAGKRPTDIVGMGIAETNDYCYAWYKDGTVSSGTISDLDIDGRSKYALPDGKSPTDIVDMGIAGSEDYCYAWYKDGTVSSGTSSNLGKCINRSEYSLPAGKCPSDIVGMGIAETNNHCYAWYKDGTVSFGTISNLDKYKLLNSNEVKSLLRDKLGNKLNEGCKFLFADDTYYCSPISDIDRLVHNRTDKLDWVIEKYDCDDFALSLKYEFIKDAYLDGARRYPHCLGILWGEGLDENEETYGHAINVVVTDMMEVLFIEPQEDCISPPERYDNIYFIYF